From Spirosoma aerolatum, one genomic window encodes:
- a CDS encoding MFS transporter — MLHTNYRWRIIALLFLATTVNYVDRQVLSFVMTDEGFKKTLLGLAPDVLLTDVHLKQFRIQMGLIDSAFKATYAIGFLLIGWLIDRVGTKKGFSIGMAVWSLASIVSGFVSSVGQFAFVRAVLGLGEAANFPSAMKAIAEWFPRRERSTATGILNAGSNMGVITTALLVPFLMQQFGWRGAFLISAVLGVLMLGIWWVSYAKPEDTPKLSETEFGYIFEEREPARKAASNSRYSWGKLLGHRQTWAFCFGKIFADPVWFFYLTWLPDFLLTNNQLDQKLDLKNFGIPFLIIYVVSDIGSVFFGWLATYWMKNGWSENKARKLAMLLCALSVTPIYLIPSVHSFAGVVALLALATAAHQGWSTNVYALSTTLFPGNSVATATGIGGFMGGMISMGMAAATGFIVASFGYKPMFVFASCSYLIGLVVIHLVLPILRPIEIQPEQLEATV, encoded by the coding sequence TTGCTACATACCAATTATCGGTGGCGGATTATTGCGCTCCTTTTTCTGGCTACTACCGTCAATTACGTTGATCGCCAGGTACTTTCGTTCGTGATGACGGACGAAGGGTTTAAGAAAACCTTGTTGGGGCTGGCACCTGATGTCTTGCTGACCGATGTGCATCTGAAACAGTTCAGGATTCAGATGGGGCTGATCGATTCAGCTTTTAAGGCCACCTATGCCATTGGATTTCTGTTGATTGGCTGGCTCATTGACCGGGTGGGTACAAAGAAAGGTTTCTCGATTGGGATGGCTGTCTGGAGTCTGGCCAGTATCGTGTCCGGGTTTGTATCGTCGGTGGGGCAGTTTGCCTTCGTAAGAGCGGTGTTAGGACTGGGTGAAGCGGCCAACTTTCCATCGGCGATGAAAGCCATTGCCGAATGGTTTCCCAGGCGCGAACGGTCAACAGCTACGGGCATCCTCAATGCGGGGTCCAATATGGGGGTGATTACCACGGCCTTACTGGTTCCTTTTCTGATGCAGCAGTTTGGCTGGCGTGGCGCTTTCCTTATTTCGGCTGTGCTGGGTGTGCTGATGCTGGGAATCTGGTGGGTGAGTTATGCGAAACCTGAAGACACGCCGAAGCTCTCTGAAACGGAATTTGGGTATATTTTCGAAGAACGGGAACCTGCCCGAAAAGCTGCATCGAACAGTCGCTACTCGTGGGGAAAGCTGCTTGGCCATCGACAGACCTGGGCGTTTTGTTTTGGTAAAATCTTCGCCGACCCGGTCTGGTTCTTTTACCTGACCTGGCTTCCCGATTTTCTGCTCACGAACAACCAGCTCGACCAAAAGCTGGACCTGAAAAACTTTGGGATTCCGTTCCTGATCATTTACGTTGTGTCCGATATAGGTAGCGTATTCTTCGGCTGGCTGGCAACGTACTGGATGAAAAACGGCTGGTCCGAAAATAAAGCCCGCAAGCTAGCCATGCTCCTTTGCGCCTTGTCTGTTACGCCCATCTACCTGATTCCGTCGGTGCATAGCTTTGCGGGGGTAGTCGCGTTACTTGCGCTGGCAACGGCTGCGCATCAGGGATGGTCGACTAATGTGTATGCCTTATCGACAACCTTATTTCCGGGCAATTCAGTCGCTACGGCTACCGGCATAGGCGGATTTATGGGCGGTATGATCAGCATGGGTATGGCTGCGGCTACTGGTTTCATTGTGGCTTCGTTCGGCTATAAGCCCATGTTTGTCTTTGCCAGTTGTTCCTATTTGATTGGTCTGGTGGTCATTCATCTGGTTCTGCCTATTTTGCGCCCGATCGAAATACAGCCCGAACAACTCGAAGCAACCGTCTAA